One Aspergillus oryzae RIB40 DNA, chromosome 2 genomic window carries:
- a CDS encoding uncharacterized protein (predicted protein) produces MKPPSTEGSNTPTPKRQRFAPGEQSQSPAATPSKDLEAITAALAAEEEKRREAIARQAAESGETEWVLDFGAEDPVNQYAPPPFIVANDSLDVDDDDDLVYGGRQAYGNFKRKKKIETRNAGGDESGSEEDEDEDEDDVDSMINKARSKASKQPPKVKLSKLTSISGGRQGSVGGNKSQKKRKHK; encoded by the exons ATGAAA CCGCCTTCCACCGAAGGTTCAAACACTCCAACCCCAAAACGCCAAAGATTCGCCCCCGGTGAACAATCTCAAAGTCCTGCAGCTACACCTTCGAAGGATCTTGAGGCCATCACGGCTGCTCTTgcagcggaggaagagaaacgtAGGGAAGCTATTGCGCGACAGGCTGCGGAATCAGGCGAAACGGAATGGGTACTCGATTTTGGTGCTGAGGATCCTGTAAACCAATATGCTCCGCCACCCTTCATTGTTGCCAATGATTCTCTCGAcgttgatgacgacgatgactTGGTATATGGGGGAAGACAGGCGTATGGTAACTTCaaacggaagaagaagattgag ACACGCAACGCGGGCGGTGATGAGTCTGGTTctgaagaggacgaggatgaagacgaagatgatgtCGATTCTATGATCAACAAAGCAAGATCAAAGGCCTCGAAACAGCCTCCGAAGGTCAAGCTATCGAAGTTAACGAGTATATCTGGTGGACGTCAAGGTTCCGTTGGAGGCAACAAG